The genomic interval TGGCGTGGACAATGACAGCCATTTCCTAATAAAGTAGGTGAGTTGTTCTTTGGTCGGGATATTTCTGTTCCTTTGCAGGATACATCCTTGGAGTGTAAGAATAATGGGAATCATTGCTTACGAGTCCTTGGGAAATATTCCGAGGTTCATCCATGGCTCCTCCATTCCCGGAATTCATCCAGAATACGCGAGGCTGCAGGGCAACTGgcaacaaggaaaaaaaggttcCATACTTTGGACTCTGAGAGCCAATTGCCTTGTAGGGCTGAAAGCTTGGCACGGATCCTCGGTTGTCACTTCGTTACTTCCACGGATACCAAACAGGGAGAGGAACAACACTGCTATTAATACTCACAATTAGTTATTTATCGTTATGTCGATTTTTTACCGTCCAGGAATGTTAATGTTGTGTAAGATCGACAAACAATATTTAAAATGTCCGTGGGGCGCACCCCTTGCACCCAGACAAACCCTGATTAACCGttttatctctttctcttcctttccctttcctcccttcccttttccctgCCTTTCTGCAGGGACTTTTCGTTGACCGAACCGCGGATATGCGGACAACCCTTCACCGCCTGACCATCACACCTTAAATCCCCTCTAATGAATTTATTGCTATACCTTCTGGCACAACATCCCTCAGTCGACATGGGTCTGCTTACGGGAAGCCGCCAACTCGATGCGGCCGATGCCCACAACTTTGGTGTGGATTGGGTCATCCACTACCAGTTTGAGGATACTGGTATGTTCTTCTCTAAATCAATCCGATCGTCGAGTGAAAGCCGCTCTCGCTAAACATGCTGACGTTCTCCAGAAATGCTGAAGGCCATCGAAGAATTCCGAACCCTCATCAAAGATCTGCAAGATGCGAAATTACAAGTGCAAGTTCGCCCTGGCTATGGCGCTTCGTTGTTGCTGTGCATCCGCGTCCCCCGCGACCATCTGGGGAATATGGTCTATAAATCTCGGTAGGACAAGTCACTTTCTCCACCCCGCTTTTACCAGATTTTAATACCGTCTAGAGTAAAGGATTGGCTGTATGGAATTATCCACGAACTCCCCATCGGCGACGAGCACACTTCGATCGACTCCGAAACACCGGCTGAAGAACTCCGATCCGTATACCACGCCGTCACCTGGTCCAAGGCACTCGGCGGTGCGGGCGTCACCGCGCAGTTAGGCCCGTGGAAGAACGTGGCCAGCACCTTCCCTCTGCATGATCCGACCGCCAACGCCAAATTATTGCGCAAATGGAGTCACACGCTATTGCTAAACGCAGAGGATCTGGATGCGATTCGGGCCTTGTATGGAGAGAAGGTATCTCCGGACTACATCCGCCTGGTGTACGACGCTAACGTGCCGTGATTCTAGGTCGCCTACTATTTCGCATTCATCCAATGCTACTCGACGTTCTTGGTCTTCCCTGCGGCATGGGGCATCTTTACATGGCTCTATCTAGGACCCTACTCGATTACGTCCGCTCTGGTCAACTGCCTCTGGTGCATCGTGTTTGTCGAGTATTGGAAAATCCGAGAAACCGACCTCAGCCTCCGATGGAACGTCCGGGGCGTGGGGGCCCTGAAAGTGAATCGCCCGCAGTATGTATGGGACAAGGAAGTACGCGACTCTGTCACGGGGGAGACCGTCCGTGTTTTCCCGGCGCACAAACAATTCCTTCGCcagctgttgctgctgcccTTTGCCTCAATTGCCGGTCTCGCATTGGGTTCATTGATCGTGGTGACATTCGCCATGGAAATCTTAATCTCGGAAGTCTACACCGGCCCATTCAAGGAATACCTCGAGTTCCTTCCGACCGTCCTTTTCTCCCTGTCACTTCCGTGGATCAACGATACCCTGACGGACATGGCCACCAAATTAACCGATTACGAAAATTATCGCACCCAGGACCAGTATGACATTGCACAGACCACAAAAACCTTCGTCATGAACTTCATCACCTCTTTCCTCCCCACGATCCTCACGGCATTTGTCTATGTCCCATTTGGCGCCCGACTGCTGCCGTATCTCGATGTGATCCGCGTTGGAAAGCTGGCAACGGCGTTCGACACCCGCCGAGTCCATATTGATCCCTCGCGGTTGCAACAAGAGGTCATTTACCTCTCGGTGATGGGACAGGTCATGAGCTTTGGGGAGGAGATTGTGCTGCCCTATGTGAAACGAGTGGTCATGCAGAAGTGGCGCGACTATCGACAAAAGAATGTGCCGGCTGGACAAGGCCGTCGTAATTCCTACCGAACCGACCAGCTTTTGAACGATTCCCCGGCTGAGGCATCCTTTCTGTCGAGAGTCCGGAACGAGACTGAAGCCGACGAGTACAACGTCCACGACGATACACTAGAGATGTGCGTTCAGTACGGGTATCTAGCACTCTTCGGCGCGTCATGGCCGCTGGTACCGCTCGGTTTTCTACTTAATAACTGGCTGGAGCTGCGGGGAGACTTCTTCAAGTTGAGTCTCGAATGCCAGCGGCCGCCCCCCATCCGAGCCGATTCCATTGGGCCGTCGCTCCAAGGATTGGAGATTCTCACTTGGCTAGGAACTTTGTCCACTGCAGCCATCGTTTACCTGTACCGCGGCAACATGGCCGACGTGCGTTTATCCACTCTCCTCTTGATCCTCCTTGCGGCGGAGTGGGCATATCTAGGGCTCCGGTTCGTTGTACGGACGGCTGTGGAGAAGATCGCCACCGGCTCGCTTCGCAAAGAGGCCGCCAAACGATATGCGCTTCGCAAGAACTATTTGGACTCCCTTACGCGAAGTACATCTCCTAAGGGTCGACAACGCGTCCGCTTCGAAGACCGTGTCAATGTTTATACCACGGGAACAGATGTCAGAACGAACTCTCAGGAGTTCCTGCACCCCGGTCATCATGAGACATCAAGTGAGCAGCGCTTCTGGTCTTGTGCCACCCAGGACACCGCGGACGCCGGCGTTCGGTTGATTAAAGCCCTCTGCATGGGAGATCGGGTGCAATCAGAGAATAAGTCCGAGAAGATAAAAAAGTGCGCATAGAGTGCGCCCATACAGCCCACCTTGAACGATagattcctttttttcctcgCGTTTCCCACATTATACGGTTGACCTGTAACTATCGCTGGTGTCGATAACCTCCCTGCTGCGCGGGATCTCTCTCTATGTCTGTACCCGAGGCAACAGACTCGGCTACCATGGATTTGACATCCAAATCATTTATAACTATAGCGTTATCCATTTCAGAGATGCGCATATAGCTAGGATCTTGTACATATATTAGGGACCTTCCTTCCGTTTCCTTGAGTCACGTGCTTCTGGGGTTTTCTGCACGAATTACATTAGTCgatatctactatttaatacACATCGGGTCTATTCATACATTTCTTTTGGTATTAGTATTGTAATcaaagggagggaaagatgGTGAACCAACCACTTATTCAGTATTCATGGTCGTGAAAGTTTGAGACTGAGTCTATTGGCCCCACCCGTTGATCAAATTGCTTACTATGGACAGTTACCTCACTAGTTTCTCCAGTCTTAATCTTGGTATAGAAAGTGATAATTAACTATGGAAAATAGTACGAAAGGGGTCGATGGCTTGAGAAAAAAAGTCAGCTAGTCCGAATGGTGATCGTTTTATCACGTggtaaagaaatatattttgaGACATCCGCAACCGGCAAAGAGCACAAGTATGTATCATGCTCCATCAGGCAAATAACCTGTAGCACAACAGCTTGCATGGGTCACATGGCTTTTATTTTACGTCTAGCGAATCCACGTGCATGGATTGGTTTCAATAATTCTCCCCCGACTGGGGAAGATGATTTCCCACATCGACATTGTTCCACGGACCACACACAAGAATTTACCACTAATACCAGACCCAACCACGCTTTGCTACGTATCCTCAGTACGAAACTGGGACTCTGACAGGCAGGGTGGACCCTTCGGAAATGTGGAATGGTATGAGTTCCCCTCATCGCTTGAAATAGGTCCTCTCCGGAATGGGTCAACTCCACGGTAGGGCTGAGACATGGGATTGGTGAGGGATCTGGATTCAAGCGGGGCACGGATCTTTCGGCAACAGATGATTACGCAGCTTATGATAGGTACACCAATAATCAGTCCTTTTTCGCATGTTTCCTGCGGTATAGAGTTGATACGTGGATTGGGTAGGGATGGGCATGGATGCAGATGCTTGTTCATGCAGTAGAGGGATGCGTTGGGAAGGTAATGAGCGGTAAAGGGTGGTACGCATGCCACGAATTATCCAGATCGAAGGAAGGATGACTGAGAGGAATCGTCGAATCCTTCTAGTTCTTCAGGATCTCCAGAATGGATTAATACTAGTTATAAGACTGAATTAGTGGCAGCCCACTTTCAGCCCTACAAGGCAACGCCAAGTTCAGGGGAAAGTCAATCAGTCATCCGTGGTGACCAATCGCGGACCTCGGGTGGTTTCCCCAATTCCACCTCTTCAAGTCCGTGACCGACATTCCATTCTTTTAGTCGTCCTGTTCCCCTTTcgctttcattttcttgtCTTTACCCGTTCCGTTAAATCAGGGTGCCCACCCGTGacacttctttcttcccccctttccctctcttccttcctctctttctctcacCATCCTCTCTtatctccttccttcctttcccccacCTCTTTGACTTCGCTCTTCTGGAGGAGCGAGTCTCCTCCGGTCACCCAATGTGTCCCTTCTCCGAATCGAAAACcgagctctttcttcaggaagagaatgaaacGGGAAAGATTGTCCCTATGGTGACTGTCGTCCGTCGTCGCGGACGCTTGCATTTGGTCCACCCTCCCTGGTACCGGAACAGTTTATTGGCGAGCACAGGGTTTCTCGAGTTCGCCAATGCCGGTGATTTCGCTGCCAATGTGTGGAATGAGATCCCTGTACCCCGACATGCAATGATCCTGATGGCCATTGGAGGACCAATCGCTTTGTTGATGAGTATTGTCGCCCTCCGTGACTTTATATTGAGTTGGAGGAATGTCAAACTGCTCCGCGCCGAACGCCGATACCTACAATCGCTGAAACATGATTACCTGGCTTCCGCCAACCCTGACCCGGATCTGATCCGGCTGATCGACAGCCGTCTTGGCCTTGGATGGCGGGAACTGGGAACGGAGCTCATTGATCGTGTCGCGATGGACGTTTTCCTCGGTCTCGGTGCTCTCCTCGTCGGTACCGGTACAATCATGGCCATTTGGGGAGCCCATCCCAAAGTCTTCGACGCCAGTAACCTCCTGTCGGGGTTCGTGGGAAACTCCTTTGCCGCAGCGTTCGGCGTCGTCAATGCGGTCTGGTCCGTCTACCTTGCCCGGCGATTCCACCGCTACGATAGACTCTGTACGCGCGCCCCGGCCCTCTCACCGTTCCGCGACCGTCTCCACCTCCGCTTCAGTAAATTCAAGTGGCACGCCGTCGTTTCCGGTCTCACCGGTCTCATCGCCGGTGCCGCATCCATGGTTACAGCCAAAATGTGGTGGGGATACGTGGTGCTAGCCCCTTGCATGGTACTGCAGTTGTTATGCAACCGGTTCTGGCGAACCCAGTTGGGCTACGACCGTCCCATCGTCAGCGACTACGATCAACGGGGCATCCTAATCCGCGAGACGCAAGAAATCCgcgacgaagaaaaagacggACCGCTACTGGATAGTCTTGCCTCTACGGTCACCCTGTTCAACGCACTCGGTGCCCTTCCCTCGCCCAGTGAGGCCCTCGACTGGACGAGTCTGGACTCTCTCGTTCAATTCATGATCACGAACGACCTCTTCGATTCCCTCTGCGACTGGCTCGCACGCGATAAATCCGTTCCTTCCGACGTCCGCGACGCCGTCTTCCGTGAcccatcttcctcttcggaACACACCGAGATTACCGTCTCTCCCCATCACCTCCTCCGCGTTCCTGTCGCATTGCAAACCAAACTGCGCGATCTTTGTCGCCATTTTCTCCAGGAGGACGGACGGAGGGTGTTGCTCTATCGGGAGCGGTATCTGTTAGAAATGATGGGGTCGATGCTCTCCAGGGAGAGCCAGTAATGTAGCACGTCCTGTATACTATTATGTACATCGCACCTGTTGGATGGGACATCGATTGGGATACTCTGTGCCGGCACATGAGGCAGTAGATCTGCAAGcatagatattaatatggTTATCTTAATGAATGGAGATGTTCATATATTGGACAATTGTTGAATCATACTATTTAATGAAtacacaaagaaagaaagccttatagaactatatatctaCATATCTTTACATCTGTTTTCATCTACTAGTCATCAACGCTGCGCCCATAGGGGCCCCGGCGAACACATCGAAACCTCGCGTAGCTGAGAACTCAGCAATCTAAGTTAACTGATCGGTGGATCAATTATTGTGAACATGTGGGCACACTGGTACAAAGTTTTATGGATAGAAACCCCCTtttccaaagaagaaaaaaagaaaaagaaaaagagaaaaaggaaaggaaaggaaagcatACAAGAAACCAAAAACGGCACTACTACAGGTATAGGCCATGATCATTATGATCGGCTCTCTGAAGATTACCCCGAGAGCGAAAAGTCCAACCGTTTCCATAATATGCGTAGCAGCCCCTCTCACTTCTATCTACGTTTGTAGATTAATACTCCGTAGAAAACCCTTTCGTCCCCAATAAATGTGATGATGGAACTGTACATAAAAGTTGCCTCAGGCCTCTGTTTAGATATGCAGCGAAGGCCGGACAAAGAGTAAGCCCGGCACCGAACCTGACATCCATTTCCTGACCCACCCCTTTTGTCAACCCTAATCAATTAACGTCAAGGGAATCCATCCCGCGGAAACAATCTACATCACTGATATGGGTTGTAGAGGACTGTGGAATTTACACATCCATGGTTAGTAAGACTAGATTCTCTCTTTAAATTACTAGCGCTCACCCACCCCCTCCAGGAAAATGGTACCGCTCGTATCATCCTCGGGCACAGATAAGCCATCCGGATGATAAACGGACATTACGGAGGGTGAGAGAAGTACTTGATAAGCCCACCGATCTCAAGGGGTGGGTGCTATCTCCATGCCCCAGTCCGATTCATTCAAATTTAGATTATGTATACACTATCGACCTAGATGCAGGTGTTTTCATAATCTTGCTCTGGGGAAAAGCCTGATGGTACCTTGGTACCTACAGCGATACGAATCGACCTGGCTAGATTTCATGAAGAGTATTTCAGCATTCTGATCAATCATCCACTTCCACGGCCTGCGTACTTGGTAGTTGATAATACTAGCGTGGCCGATGGGTCCCAATATGAACCACTAGGTTCTGAAACACTTACTTTCGATTTTGGCATCCCTACTCCTATGAACGAGCTACAGGAGCTATTGTTTACCGACTTTGTCTTTCATTGGCGCTTCCATATTGATGACCCCTTGACATGGAGATACAGTTCCACGGTATTCAAATTGCTATGTATAgcccttcttcgtcttgCTGCCTGGGACTTCGAACTtccaatctccttctcctccattcCATCTTGGAGGCATCCAGAGGCAGACATCTATTGGTTCCACGGTTACCTGATAGTATTGCATGAAGACATCAGGTCCGAGGCCATGATAAGTGGGGCCATATTGAAGGCCAAATCATACATTAACAATCTGGAGTATGAGTGCAACGAAGTCCACTTGATCCTCATGTCACCATTTCATGTGGCTTTCGTGAAGTTGCTTCATGGCACTGTCATGGCTTCCAAGAGTCTAGCCTTATTGACAAATGTGTCGGCAAATCAATGCTCACCCGGCTTTCGTGCTCTTGTCCGGGTTCTCACATCTGACTGCCGGATAAAGTCTCGCGCTTATAGAGAAACGTGGAAGTATGATATACCGCCCGAAATTCTTCAAAGACTGCTCTACGCGTCGGAACCTCGAGATGCCGTAGCATTTTCGCAGGCTTCCTTTGTGGCCGAGCAATGCTACTATGCCTCGATTCCCCAGATCAAAGATATCGTCGTGCAAACATTCAAGTCTTCTATACCGTGCTGTGGTAAGCCTGGTGGCTTGAAAGAGGAGGGTGTTTGTTGTTCTAAATGCTATTCCTGGCAGCATATTGGGTGTGTCCGTCTGAAAAACCAGCCATTGGACAGTAACTACGTTTGTTTAAACTGTTACGAAAGTAGGACCTGTACGGTTCTCGATCCTGGTCGGATAAACAGAACAAGTTGTCGACGACGAAGGGAAGGGCACCCGGTCAAAGTTGGATGTTCTGAACAGTCACTCCAATTGCGACTTCTCAAACCCTCCCATCTACGACCAGAGTCATGGCTTGTGGGGAATCTTTGGCCGGTTCTACCTTGCCTCATAGGTTACACTATTCTTTTCAACGGCGCGTTTTCTGGCCTGGCATACGGCTTGGAGAATAAAACTTAGTACGCGACTAAGTTGGTAGCATTGATTGCACGATTTCTTGAAGATGCGTAATTAATTCTGATCATAATCCTCCCGAGCATATTGGAAGCCAAATTCCTGAGTTGGCACTTGTCAATTATTGGTAACGGATCCAACAGAGCCCAAAGGATATACACATGAATCCTGTTCTATATTAAAACCCACAGAAAACCGCTCAGAAGCTAAAAGCTAAACAAGCcactcctcctcttccccaACGGATAAACCACCAAAGCAGCCACAAACAATCCAACCGTAATCCCAATGGCAACCTGAACCATCCCGAACCCCAAATCCTGAACCGACTTCTGCTGTCCCACCCCGGTAGACTGAGTATCCCCATGACTAGCATTACGAGTGATATTCGACCGAATAGCATCCGCCGACTCAACACCGGCGATCAGCGACCCAGACGCCGCAAGCCCAGACGGAACGAGGACGAATATTCCCGGTAAAATAGCCGTGGCTGCATGGCCATGCCAGAGCCGACTATACAGATTTCCCATGACGCCTATGGCGAAAGCACCGACGGTATTGGCGACCTGTGTATTTGTCCCGAGGCGCTTCGTTACGAAGTAATTTGTGACGTAGCCTGTGAAGGAGATGATGACCATTACCGGGCCCTGTTTCCATTTCCCCTGGTTGATGATCAGGAGGCAGATGGAGAAGGCGATGACGAAGGGAAACCGGGCGACGTAGGGGTTTTTGAAGCCTAGGATGTTCGGGCAGGTTGTGCTAGATGTTGCGGAGCGGTCGATGAGCCCGTAGATGGTTGTTCCGACTGTGACGCCGTAGCCTAGGAAGAGGGAGTAGATGATTGCGTAAACCATGCGGATGGAGCCGGGGACGATCTTGTGGGATTGGAGTTCTAGACTGCTGCAGAGGACTGTGTAGCctgggaggatgagggcGATGGAGGACTGGGCGATGgcggagaagcagaagaggCGTTGGTGTGGTGTTCCGTGGATGGTGGTTGTTATGCTGCCAATGGCCCGCGCAATGAATGAGGTTAGCACTGCTGCTGTTACTTCGAAGACGTTGGAGTAGAGTACTGAGCGGGGGGCGATGACATGTTGCATGATACCGAGTAGACAGCCGTTGAAGAATATGATGGGCATATCGATGGGTCTGGCGCCGAAGGCGAATGGGCCGACCATGGCGGTGGCTAGGCCGCAGACTAGCACGATG from Aspergillus flavus chromosome 7, complete sequence carries:
- a CDS encoding putative plasma membrane stress response protein, coding for MNLLLYLLAQHPSVDMGLLTGSRQLDAADAHNFGVDWVIHYQFEDTEMLKAIEEFRTLIKDLQDAKLQVQVRPGYGASLLLCIRVPRDHLGNMVYKSRVKDWLYGIIHELPIGDEHTSIDSETPAEELRSVYHAVTWSKALGGAGVTAQLGPWKNVASTFPLHDPTANAKLLRKWSHTLLLNAEDLDAIRALYGEKVSPDYIRLVYDANVAYYFAFIQCYSTFLVFPAAWGIFTWLYLGPYSITSALVNCLWCIVFVEYWKIRETDLSLRWNVRGVGALKVNRPQYVWDKEVRDSVTGETVRVFPAHKQFLRQLLLLPFASIAGLALGSLIVVTFAMEILISEVYTGPFKEYLEFLPTVLFSLSLPWINDTLTDMATKLTDYENYRTQDQYDIAQTTKTFVMNFITSFLPTILTAFVYVPFGARLLPYLDVIRVGKLATAFDTRRVHIDPSRLQQEVIYLSVMGQVMSFGEEIVLPYVKRVVMQKWRDYRQKNVPAGQGRRNSYRTDQLLNDSPAEASFLSRVRNETEADEYNVHDDTLEMCVQYGYLALFGASWPLVPLGFLLNNWLELRGDFFKLSLECQRPPPIRADSIGPSLQGLEILTWLGTLSTAAIVYLYRGNMADVRLSTLLLILLAAEWAYLGLRFVVRTAVEKIATGSLRKEAAKRYALRKNYLDSLTRSTSPKGRQRVRFEDRVNVYTTGTDVRTNSQEFLHPGHHETSSEQRFWSCATQDTADAGVRLIKALCMGDRVQSENKSEKIKKCA